The window TGAGCATGGCGGGCAGGAGAGGCTTCTTTCTTCCAAAGATCTGGTATACGACGAGGCTTCCTTTGTCCGTTTTATCTATTCAGTGCTTTATGCTGATTCAAGGCAGACCTTCGATTATGGCATAGAAGACAAGCCTGAATATGAATCCATTGACGCCGCAGGGTACGGGGTGCCGGATCTTTTATTAAGGAAGAAATAAGGAAAAAGGATGTTACAGGATCTTCAGGGTTTGTCCCTTATCACCGAATTGACCGCCTCGGATTTTGATCTGTTTAAAACAGCAGTGCGCACGCTCCTGGCAAAAACATTCATAATCAGGGGCATAGAAAAAGAACGGGAACTTTATGATTTTGCCATACGCAACGCTTCGCTTTTTGACGCATGGTTTTCCTGCATGGACGCAAGCCTGGTACGGGACGAAAGCCTCGGGGTGGTAAGCTTCCGGGGAGGCGGCGATACCCGCCTGCGCCTGGGCCGGGAAGAAACTTGCGCCTTCCTCGTTGCCCGGCTTCTCTATGAAGAAAAGCGGGCGGAGCTTTTCCTCACCGCCTTTCCCACCGTGCGGATTGGCGATTTTGTTGACCGCTACAATGCCATGGCTGACGAGAAGCTTAAAAAGACCCGCCAAAAAGAAATCTTCCGCCGCCTCCAGTCCTATAAAGTGATAGCCTTTGATGCTTCCGATTTCGCGGACCCCGAGGGGACCATGATCCTCTACCCCAGTCTAGCCATGGGACTTGACAGGGACGGCATTGACGAGCTTATGGCGCAAATTGCGCAGGTAACGGCGGCGAAGAAAGAGGACAACCCATCATGATTACCCTTGAACGCGTGCGCCTGGTGAATTGGCATAATTTTGATGATACCCTTATTGCCATAGGAAACCGCTGCCTTTTTGCAGGCGACAATGGTTCAGGCAAGACCACGATACTCGATGCCATTCAATATGCTATGGCAGCGGATCTTCGCAAGGCCAGGTTCAACGCTGCTGCAGGTGAGCGCAAGAGCGGCAGGGATCTTTTGGGCTATGTGCGCTGCAAAGTCGGCAGCGATACTACCGATTACATGCGGGGCGATACCGTAGCCCATGTAATGCTGGAATTTTCCCGTACCGGTGGAGAAGTTTTATCCGCAGGGGTCTGTGTTGAAGCCTATACAGACGGGAATTGCAATGAACATTTTTGGATGGGGAGTTTGCCCATTGCTTCGTTAAAAGTGCGTACCGGCCAGGAGCAGCCCCTTAATTTCCGCCAGCTTAAGGACAGCTGGGCCGGCGCCGCCGCTCACGCAAACAAAAAGATGGAAACCTTTGAATCGAAAAAACTTTACCTCAGGGAATTCACTGCGGCAATTGGAGTATGGCGGCGCAATATAGATTACAGTCCTTACCTCGAAGCCTTTACCAGATCCGTGAGTTTTACCCCCATGATCTCGGTGGATCGATTTGTTTGCGATTATATTCTGGAGGAAAAACCTGTCGAAATACAGGACATGAAGAATAACCTTGAAAGTTATAAAGAAGCGGAGCGTGAAGCCAAAGGGGCGGTTCAGCGTATAGAAGTGCTTAAAAAAATCAGCGCAAAAGCCGCAGAATGGCGCATGTACGAAGGACTCATCCTTAAACAGGAATATCTCATGCTCCGCATTCACCGGGACGAAGAACTTCAAAAAAACCAAAAGGAAGAACGCAAACTTTCCGCAGCTGAAGAAAAACTGAAATCCCTGGAGCAAAAAATAGCCGGGCTTAATGAAAGTCGTTTTGAATGGGAAAATGAACTGCGGAAAACCGATGCCAGCTTGGCTGCCAATGATGCCCATATCCTTTACATGCAGATTGAAGATCGCATTAACAGGCTAAAAAAAGATCTTGAAATCGAAGAACCCAAGGCCGAACGCTACCATACCTTAAAAACCCAATGCGAGGCCATGTTGGGCCGGAAATTGAGCGAAAACCCTGCGGAAGACAGCTCAAAGATCGAATCCGAAGAAAATCAAGCCCGATCAGAAAAAGACGCCGCCCGCATACAAAAGGAAGAGGCCGCCCTCGCCCTGCGCGAAGCCTCAGCGGAACTGGCCGAACTTGAACGGGGATTACTGCGGTATCCCGAAGCGCCGGCAAGCCTTAAAGCAGCACTCGAAAAAGAAGGTATAGCCGCCGCCATTCTTGCCGATATTGCCGATATTACAAACCCCGATTGGGTGGATGCGGTCGAAGGCTGGCTCAGCACCCGGCGTTTTGCCATTTTGGTAGATCCGAAGGATTTTCAAAAGGCTCTCGAAATTTACGACCGCCTTCCCCGTCACATATCAGGGGCTTTTCTTCCCAACCTCGAAAAAATGCGGGATGCGGTCGAAAGAAACCCGGCACAGAAAAATTCCCTCGCCTCCCTTGTGGAAACCGGATCAATCTATGCCCGGCATTACATCGATTTTGTCCTGGGCAATGTAATCTGCGCAGATATCAGGAGCTTGAAAAACTTCGGTTCGGCAGTAACCAGGGAATGCATGCGTTATTCCGGTTTTACCGCGTCGCGGATAGATCAAAATATCTATAGCCGCCATTATCTTGGCAAGGCAGCCCAAAGGGAACGCAAAGAATTCCTTATAGCAGAAAAACTGCGGCTTCAAAAAGTTCATGAAGAATCAACAGCAAAGGAACAAGAAGCTGCGCAAAAAGAAGAAGGCTTCCGCAGGGTAGGCCGCACCCTTATCGATTTAAGTTACCTTCTCCCCTCGGTGGCTGCCACGTTAAAAATGCGCAATGATTTGTCAGTGGCTGAAAATGAACTTTCGGCCATTGACACCAGGAGTTTCAAGGAACTCCAGGAAAAACGGGACAGCCTTGCAGAACGCATACGCGTAAGCGGTGAAGGATTGCAAAGCTGTTACAAAGAGCAGGGAAGCGAAAATCAAATCATTATCGACTGCCGTGCTTCAATGGAAAATATAAAAACCGCAATTGGGGATCGTGAACACGCAATAGGGCTTTTTGCCGAAAACCATCCCTTCGAAATAAGCGAATGCGAGGATTATGCGGAAAAACAGCTTAGCAAAGAAAATATTTACGACCTTTCGAGCAAATATGAATCGAATTTAAAGGGATATCAAACAAGCGTCAAAAACCGCCGTGCCGAATATGCTGACCTTGTCCACAACTACGACAGGGATTTTCATACCTATCTCCCCATAGACCCTGGGGAAAATGACGAGGCGGAAAAACTGTTAAAACGCCTCGAAACATCCGAGCTACCTGAATACCGCGAAAAGATAGAAAAAGCCAAACGGGATGCCGAAAAGGAATTCAAAGAGCATTTCATTTCCAATCTTAACGAGAACATAGAAATAGCGCGCGAAAGCTTTAAGGAGATAAACGAAATACTCCGCTCCCTTTCTTTTGGCCGCGACCAGTACCGCTTTGCCCTGGAAGAAAAAAGCGACCGCAAGGGGCAAATCGAAATTATCAAGAGAACCGCAGCCATCCCCACCATGGACGACGGTCTCTTTTCCCAAATCAACGACCCCGAAGAATACAAAGCCGTGGAAATGCTTTTCGAAAAAATCCTCACCACCGACCTCGATTCCCCGGAAATGCGGAGCATCTGCGATTACCGCACCTACTTCCAGTACGATATCAAAATCCGCGCCACCGATACCATCGATCAAATCACCGGCAAGCCTATGGACAGCTCCC is drawn from Leadbettera azotonutricia ZAS-9 and contains these coding sequences:
- a CDS encoding DUF4194 domain-containing protein; this translates as MLQDLQGLSLITELTASDFDLFKTAVRTLLAKTFIIRGIEKERELYDFAIRNASLFDAWFSCMDASLVRDESLGVVSFRGGGDTRLRLGREETCAFLVARLLYEEKRAELFLTAFPTVRIGDFVDRYNAMADEKLKKTRQKEIFRRLQSYKVIAFDASDFADPEGTMILYPSLAMGLDRDGIDELMAQIAQVTAAKKEDNPS
- a CDS encoding ATP-binding protein, which encodes MITLERVRLVNWHNFDDTLIAIGNRCLFAGDNGSGKTTILDAIQYAMAADLRKARFNAAAGERKSGRDLLGYVRCKVGSDTTDYMRGDTVAHVMLEFSRTGGEVLSAGVCVEAYTDGNCNEHFWMGSLPIASLKVRTGQEQPLNFRQLKDSWAGAAAHANKKMETFESKKLYLREFTAAIGVWRRNIDYSPYLEAFTRSVSFTPMISVDRFVCDYILEEKPVEIQDMKNNLESYKEAEREAKGAVQRIEVLKKISAKAAEWRMYEGLILKQEYLMLRIHRDEELQKNQKEERKLSAAEEKLKSLEQKIAGLNESRFEWENELRKTDASLAANDAHILYMQIEDRINRLKKDLEIEEPKAERYHTLKTQCEAMLGRKLSENPAEDSSKIESEENQARSEKDAARIQKEEAALALREASAELAELERGLLRYPEAPASLKAALEKEGIAAAILADIADITNPDWVDAVEGWLSTRRFAILVDPKDFQKALEIYDRLPRHISGAFLPNLEKMRDAVERNPAQKNSLASLVETGSIYARHYIDFVLGNVICADIRSLKNFGSAVTRECMRYSGFTASRIDQNIYSRHYLGKAAQRERKEFLIAEKLRLQKVHEESTAKEQEAAQKEEGFRRVGRTLIDLSYLLPSVAATLKMRNDLSVAENELSAIDTRSFKELQEKRDSLAERIRVSGEGLQSCYKEQGSENQIIIDCRASMENIKTAIGDREHAIGLFAENHPFEISECEDYAEKQLSKENIYDLSSKYESNLKGYQTSVKNRRAEYADLVHNYDRDFHTYLPIDPGENDEAEKLLKRLETSELPEYREKIEKAKRDAEKEFKEHFISNLNENIEIARESFKEINEILRSLSFGRDQYRFALEEKSDRKGQIEIIKRTAAIPTMDDGLFSQINDPEEYKAVEMLFEKILTTDLDSPEMRSICDYRTYFQYDIKIRATDTIDQITGKPMDSSLSKVIREKSGGETQTPYYVAIAASFYRFFKDRPEETIRLVMFDEAFNRMDDERIIKILNFYKDLNIQLISAVPPEKIEAIAPQVDRTNLVVRHGYSARVWDFHGEAGKAKA